In the Palaeococcus pacificus DY20341 genome, one interval contains:
- a CDS encoding protein-glutamate methylesterase/protein-glutamine glutaminase, whose translation MQIKGKTKVLVVDDSSLIRKIITDIINSDPELEVVGEASDGYEAIKLVKQLKPDVITLDIEMPKMNGLDTLRYIMKTQPTPTIMVSSLTQEGADETIKALEYGAVDFIQKPVASKLNEFRKELIKKIKEVKKVPINLLEFKSWKILQEQKKIAKTIPTAEIKKKPSIADRVVVIASSTGGPKSLLEIFPKFPKDLEAAILVVQHMPPKFTHSFASRLNRISNLEVKEAELGDIIEPGKAYIAPGGYHMEVSIRGKKPILTMNKKPKINGVRPSADPTMITAAEVFKDKTVGVVMTGMGSDGANGMTKIKETGGITIAQDETTSIVFGMPKAAIKLGVVDHVVPLSRIPNTVLSALRRLQRGG comes from the coding sequence ATGCAAATTAAAGGAAAGACAAAGGTTCTAGTGGTCGACGATTCTAGCCTAATTCGTAAGATAATTACGGATATAATAAACTCCGATCCGGAATTAGAAGTCGTTGGTGAAGCATCCGATGGTTATGAAGCAATAAAACTAGTAAAACAGCTTAAACCTGATGTAATAACTTTAGACATTGAAATGCCAAAAATGAACGGACTAGACACTCTGAGATATATAATGAAAACGCAACCAACGCCAACAATAATGGTAAGTTCTCTCACACAGGAAGGGGCAGACGAAACAATCAAAGCTCTAGAATATGGAGCAGTGGATTTTATACAAAAACCCGTTGCAAGCAAGTTAAATGAATTTAGAAAGGAACTCATCAAAAAAATCAAAGAAGTGAAAAAAGTCCCGATTAATTTACTAGAATTTAAATCTTGGAAAATTTTACAGGAACAGAAAAAAATAGCTAAAACCATACCTACAGCCGAAATAAAGAAAAAACCCTCAATAGCCGATAGGGTGGTTGTTATAGCCTCCTCCACAGGTGGTCCAAAATCTCTTTTAGAAATTTTTCCAAAGTTTCCGAAAGACCTCGAAGCAGCTATATTAGTGGTTCAACACATGCCTCCAAAATTTACCCACTCTTTTGCTAGCAGATTAAATCGCATTTCAAATTTGGAAGTAAAAGAAGCAGAACTTGGGGATATTATTGAGCCAGGTAAAGCATACATTGCACCGGGAGGATACCACATGGAGGTCTCGATACGAGGCAAAAAGCCCATACTTACAATGAACAAAAAACCAAAAATCAATGGAGTAAGACCTTCTGCCGATCCTACTATGATCACCGCAGCCGAGGTGTTTAAGGATAAAACCGTTGGAGTTGTTATGACCGGAATGGGCTCGGATGGCGCAAATGGAATGACAAAAATAAAAGAAACAGGCGGAATCACTATAGCTCAAGATGAAACTACTTCTATAGTGTTTGGTATGCCTAAAGCTGCTATAAAGCTTGGGGTTGTAGATCATGTTGTTCCCTTAAGTAGAATTCCAAATACAGTTCTTTCGGCATTAAGAAGGCTACAGCGGGGGGGATAA
- a CDS encoding response regulator yields the protein MARILVVDDAAFMRMLLKKILTQAGHQVIGEASNGEEAIEKYKELKPDLVTMDIIMPKMDGISAVGEIVKIDQNAKVVMITAVGQEAKVMKALKNGAKGYIVKPFQAPKVIEEINRILSG from the coding sequence ATGGCTAGAATATTGGTAGTAGATGATGCAGCATTTATGAGAATGTTGCTAAAAAAGATACTAACTCAAGCAGGGCATCAGGTAATTGGAGAAGCTTCAAATGGGGAAGAAGCCATTGAAAAGTACAAAGAGCTTAAGCCAGATTTAGTGACAATGGATATAATTATGCCAAAAATGGATGGAATTAGTGCAGTGGGGGAGATAGTAAAAATTGACCAGAATGCAAAAGTAGTAATGATAACTGCCGTTGGCCAAGAAGCAAAAGTTATGAAAGCTCTTAAGAATGGGGCCAAAGGTTACATTGTTAAACCATTCCAAGCTCCTAAAGTGATAGAAGAAATCAACAGGATCCTTTCAGGGTGA
- a CDS encoding CheR family methyltransferase, producing the protein MQINNGYQLIKKELSKYLNLEDNAYKETYLLRRISVRARKLGFSNNLLDYYQFLKKNKEEIEELLLTITINTSEFFRDPILWKTLQNKIFPELIKNKQKSGSNSIRIWSAACSYGQEPYSIAMTLYETLGPDLKGFKISILATDIDTQALANAIAGTYPENALDKIPAKLREKYFIQEKNRYKVKNSLKQLVKFKTFNLLSFPYPKGFDIIFLRNVLIYMTRQSQEKIFKNIYRSLQEDGYLILGTTESILGESSRLFKIYNLKARIYKKNLELVRYG; encoded by the coding sequence TTGCAAATCAATAACGGGTACCAATTAATCAAAAAAGAACTTTCAAAGTACTTAAACCTAGAAGATAATGCTTACAAAGAGACATATTTGCTCAGAAGAATTTCTGTAAGAGCAAGGAAATTAGGCTTTAGCAACAACTTATTGGATTACTACCAGTTTCTAAAAAAGAACAAAGAAGAAATTGAAGAATTGCTTCTAACAATCACGATAAATACTTCAGAGTTTTTTAGAGATCCTATCCTCTGGAAAACGCTGCAAAATAAAATATTTCCCGAACTTATCAAAAACAAGCAAAAAAGCGGCTCAAATAGCATTAGAATTTGGAGTGCTGCTTGCTCTTACGGTCAAGAGCCATATTCAATTGCAATGACCCTGTACGAAACTCTTGGCCCAGATTTAAAAGGTTTCAAAATTTCAATATTAGCTACAGACATAGATACTCAAGCATTAGCGAATGCAATCGCTGGAACTTATCCAGAAAATGCTTTAGATAAGATTCCAGCAAAGCTAAGAGAGAAATACTTTATCCAGGAGAAGAATCGATATAAAGTTAAGAATTCTTTAAAGCAGCTAGTCAAATTTAAAACATTCAACCTGCTAAGCTTTCCTTATCCCAAAGGTTTTGATATAATCTTCCTCAGAAACGTTCTTATCTACATGACTCGCCAGAGCCAAGAAAAAATTTTCAAAAATATCTACCGCTCTCTTCAAGAGGATGGATATCTAATTCTAGGTACTACCGAAAGCATACTTGGAGAATCCTCCCGTTTATTCAAAATCTACAATTTAAAAGCTAGAATATATAAAAAGAATTTGGAGTTGGTTAGATATGGCTAG